The Trichoplusia ni isolate ovarian cell line Hi5 chromosome 10, tn1, whole genome shotgun sequence genome window below encodes:
- the LOC113498236 gene encoding zinc finger-containing ubiquitin peptidase 1-like translates to MSSSPFPYTCELCGAEGLTDEGMRTHTLEAHVNGRPECPFCDCAVPQPQLVGHVQKAHLHYLTPERELMAFIDDQSPSFDEDSKMTTTDSCSYNTPGSINGWHSPDNSSQYHNGAISKNINYYNGYQDKEGYSRGEKEEEKCSRSPKNINLVNGLKNINISNGVAHKKAQSRQNSHEGEVNGIDKKGANSSPSHNSSSSYEGSPNKNKLSMASAGQGSPLRSQLALKLKPNTPKKSAPTPSPSVQCLLCDFKSTCPRKLEEHINRAHFDLTSPSVNANANSDNPTLGLTNPTITLDNPTLTLSAMAMSPGPHSSSYQCPICEREFAHANEIEIHVNVEHRDILSPQKADQVDNASCNEDVVMMEESPVSNCPVCCQPLPLSQHELIQHIEEHFERGEECGATSSLSAAEREAQKNREEHEFQMLRAQYGMEEDDEEGYTHRATNSLKRAVYSGALSVAGYYERSLGLRRAAASGTDTGSSRTTGLLERIAQLNAQNPSIVKTYLCSAVDHYASTYGDRGWGCGYRNMQMVLSSLMRSPRYAAQLACSAGCDCVPSIPRLQLLVERAWQLGFDTQGSEQLGCKLYNTRKWIGACEVVTVLSSLRIRCRLIDFHKPTSPDGSHPALFDWVLRYFHEDPDAFKPPLYLQHQGHSRTIIGYEKHKDGKATLLVLDPSHSPAQVRQVVSGAAAACAAALRLLRRGAAALRARQYQLLGVSGLMDDDAEYEASKVLQSVRIP, encoded by the exons ATGTCTAGCAGTCCATTCCCCTACACCTGCGAGTTGTGCGGGGCGGAGGGCCTCACGGACGAGGGCATGCGCACCCACACCCTCGAGGCCCATGTGAACGGTAGACCAGAGTGCCCCTTCTGCGACTGTGCGGTCCCACAGCCACAACTAGTGGGACACGTGCAGAAAGCCCATCTCCACTACTTGACACCGGAGAGAGAGTTGATGGCTTTCATTGATGACCAGAGCCCGAG CTTCGACGAAGACTCCAAAATGACAACGACGGACAGTTGCAGCTACAACACTCCAGGGTCCATAAACGGTTGGCACAGTCCCGACAACTCCTCACAGTACCACAACGGGGCGATATCCAAGAACATCAACTATTACAATGGGTACCAAGACAAGGAAGGCTATAGTAGAGgcgaaaaagaagaagaaaagtgtTCGCGTTCGccaaaaaacataaatcttgTGAATGggctgaaaaatattaatattagtaatggTGTAGCTCATAAAAAAGCTCAAAGCAGACAAAATTCCCACGAGGGTGAGGTGAATGGGATTGATAAAAAAG GTGCGAATTCTAGTCCAAGTCATAATAGTTCAAGTAGTTATGAAGgttcaccaaataaaaataag TTGTCTATGGCAAGTGCCGGGCAAGGATCTCCTCTTAGATCTCAattagctttaaaattaaaacctaatACACCAAAGAAAAGTGCTCCAACACCGAGTCCATCGGTGCAG TGTCTGTTGTGTGATTTTAAGTCAACATGTCCGAGGAAATTGGAGGAACATATAAATAGGGCACATTTTGATCTTACCTCGCCTTCTGTGAATGCTAATGCTAACTCGGACAATCCGACCCTGGGTCTGACGAATCCTACGATAACCCTGGATAACCCGACGCTGACGCTGAGCGCGATGGCCATGTCCCCGGGGCCCCACAGCTCCTCATACCAGTGCCCAATTTGTGAGAGAGAATTTGCTCATGCCAACGAAATAGAAATCCATGTGAATGTAGAACACCGAGATATACTGAGTCCACAGAAAGCT GATCAGGTAGACAATGCCTCCTGCAATGAAGATGTGGTGATGATGGAAGAAAGTCCGGTGAGCAACTGTCCTGTCTGCTGTCAACCATTACCACTGTCACAGCATGAGCTG ATCCAACACATTGAGGAACATTTTGAGCGGGGTGAGGAGTGTGGGGCCACATCAAGCTTGTCTGCAGCCGAGCGGGAAGCACAGAAGAATAGAGAAGAACATGAGTTTCAGATGTTGAGA GCACAGTACGGCATGGAGGAGGACGACGAGGAGGGCTACACTCACCGCGCGACCAACAGCCTGAAGCGCGCCGTGTACAGCGGGGCGCTGTCCGTGGCCGGCTACTACGAGCGGAGTCTGGGCCTGCGCCGGGCCGCCGCCTCCGGGACCGACACCGGCTCCTCCAGGACTACTG GTCTTCTTGAGAGGATAGCTCAACTAAATGCTCAGAACCCCAGCATAGTGAAGACCTACCTGTGCAGCGCTGTGGACCACTACGCCAGCACCTATGGAGACAGGGGCTGGGGCTGCGGGTACAG GAACATGCAGATGGTGTTGTCGTCGCTGATGCGGTCCCCGCGCTACGCGGCGCAGCTGGCCTGCTCGGCGGGCTGCGACTGCGTGCCCTCCATCCCGCGCCTGCAGCTGCTGGTCGAGCGCGCCTGGCAGCTGGGCTTCGACACGCAG GGCTCAGAGCAACTGGGCTGCAAGTTATACAACACTCGCAAATGGATCGGCGCCTGCGAAGTTGTCACCGTGCTGTCATCTTTAAGGATAAg ATGCCGGCTGATCGACTTCCACAAGCCGACGAGTCCGGACGGCAGCCACCCCGCGCTGTTCGACTGGGTGCTGCGCTACTTCCACGAGGACCCCGACGCCTTCAAGCCGCCGCTCTATCTGCAGCATCAAg GTCACTCGAGAACGATAATCGGCTATGAGAAGCATAAAGACGGGAAGGCCACGTTGCTTGTACTGGACCCGTCGCATTCACCTGCACAA GTGCGGCAGGTGGTgtcgggcgcggcggcggcgtgcgcggcggcgctgcgcctgctgcggcgcggcgcggcggcccTGCGCGCGCGCCAGTACCAGCTGCTCGGCGTCAGCGGCCTCATGGACGACGACGCCGAGTACGAG GCCAGTAAAGTGCTCCAATCAGTGCGGATTCCATAA
- the LOC113498315 gene encoding lysozyme 2-like: MQPKPLAVIPVCLFAVFVFWITGSAGIFIPNLTEKCYRCLCYVATKCDISHECTGGYCGPFNISRVYWVDAGKVVLPDDDPERNHGWEDCARSYHCAKRIIEGYLQRFGKDCNGDGVTNCYDYMMVNGNGGYGCSAPLNRSVNGRRWLKRFEECRI, from the exons ATGCAACCAAAGCCGCTGGCGGTGAtacctgtttgtttgtttgctgtTTTCGTGTTTTGGATAACTGGATCCGCGG GTATATTCATCCCGAACTTGACAGAGAAGTGCTACAGATGCTTGTGCTACGTGGCTACGAAGTGTGACATTAGCCACGAGTGCACCGGCGGGTACTGCGGGCCCTTCAACATCTCGAGGGTCTACTGGGTGGACGCCGGGAAGGTGGTGCTGCCTGATGATGACCCTGAACGAAATCATG GCTGGGAGGACTGCGCGCGAAGCTATCACTGTGCTAAGAGAATCATTGAAGGGTATCTGCAAAGGTTCGGGAAG GATTGCAATGGCGATGGCGTGACCAACTGTTACGACTACATGATGGTGAACGGCAATGGCGGCTACGGCTGCAGCGCGCCCTTGAACAGGTCCGTCAATGGGAGACGATGGCTGAAGCGTTTCGAAGAATgtcgaatataa